One part of the Sorangiineae bacterium MSr11954 genome encodes these proteins:
- a CDS encoding bifunctional precorrin-2 dehydrogenase/sirohydrochlorin ferrochelatase, whose amino-acid sequence MAERPLYPLFLHLEGRDVLVVGAGSVAEKKVEDLLTARARVRVVAPRATDRIRALAGAGTLEWSARAFTASDVLGSWLVVSATGSRAVAKRVFEEAEQRHVFVLAVDDPKRGSAISSSVVRRDPFVVAISSSGNAPALTRLLRELIEQILPEEHWIRAARDLRSLWRKEQVPMGSRFSELVRAFKDRATKKAPSGEK is encoded by the coding sequence ATGGCTGAGCGCCCGCTCTACCCGCTGTTTCTCCACCTCGAAGGGCGCGACGTGCTCGTGGTCGGCGCGGGCTCGGTGGCGGAGAAGAAGGTCGAAGACCTCCTGACGGCGCGAGCCCGGGTGCGCGTGGTGGCCCCGCGCGCGACGGATCGCATCCGCGCCCTCGCCGGCGCAGGGACCCTCGAGTGGAGCGCCCGCGCCTTCACCGCCTCCGACGTGCTCGGCTCCTGGCTGGTCGTCTCGGCCACCGGGAGCCGCGCGGTCGCCAAGCGCGTCTTCGAGGAGGCCGAGCAGCGGCACGTCTTCGTGCTCGCCGTCGACGATCCCAAGCGCGGCTCGGCCATCTCCAGCTCCGTGGTGCGGCGCGATCCCTTCGTGGTCGCCATCTCGTCCTCGGGCAACGCGCCGGCCCTCACCCGCCTCCTGCGCGAGCTCATCGAGCAGATCCTGCCGGAGGAGCACTGGATCCGGGCGGCCCGCGATCTGCGCTCGCTCTGGCGCAAAGAGCAGGTCCCCATGGGATCGCGCTTCTCGGAGCTGGTGCGCGCCTTCAAGGATCGCGCGACGAAGAAGGCTCCTTCCGGCGAGAAATAG
- a CDS encoding ATP-binding protein encodes MKRTSLSARLMALALSGVAVTALVAFFATKLQWAPVFVLTVSLVVGGAFTAIALGQATASARHALLALTDGVRGFQASDYSLRLFANRNDEIGELLELYNKLADVMREERRDVFQRELLLDTLLQGAPVATVLATGNGRVVFSNRTAREFLGAGKRLEGQRWDDILRACPPAMRDGLAVDDDVLFKSPDENGDETFRSTRRTFQINAQMHTLYTVERLTPELRRREVEVWKNAIRIVNHELNNSLAPIQSLVHSARLVLGRPEHLGKLDEIFEAVEERVKHLAVFLDGYAKIAKVPRPKRQEVPWEPFLAEVQRLGAFRVEGPLPRVAGFFDPMLVQQVLINLLKNARESGSSPDDIAVNVDTAPDEGAVVRVFDRGRGMDTAALAQAHLPFYTSKPTGTGVGLALSNEIIEAHGGRLRLENRPGGGLTATFRLPGRGSVEPISRRKEPSSSRDP; translated from the coding sequence GTGAAGCGAACGAGCCTCTCGGCGCGGTTGATGGCGCTGGCCCTGAGCGGGGTGGCGGTGACGGCGCTGGTCGCGTTCTTTGCGACCAAGTTGCAGTGGGCGCCCGTCTTCGTCTTGACCGTGTCGCTCGTCGTCGGTGGTGCGTTTACGGCCATCGCGCTGGGGCAGGCGACGGCCTCGGCCCGGCACGCGCTGCTCGCGCTGACCGACGGTGTGCGGGGCTTCCAGGCGTCCGACTACAGCTTGCGGCTCTTCGCCAATCGAAATGACGAGATTGGCGAGCTGCTCGAGCTGTACAACAAGCTGGCCGACGTGATGCGCGAGGAGCGGCGCGATGTGTTCCAGCGGGAGCTCCTGCTCGACACGTTGCTGCAGGGGGCACCGGTGGCGACGGTGCTGGCCACGGGGAACGGGCGCGTGGTGTTCTCGAACCGCACGGCGCGCGAGTTCTTGGGCGCCGGCAAGCGGCTGGAGGGCCAGCGCTGGGACGACATCCTGCGCGCGTGCCCTCCGGCGATGCGCGACGGGCTGGCGGTAGACGACGATGTGCTCTTCAAATCGCCGGACGAGAACGGCGACGAGACGTTTCGAAGCACGCGGCGCACCTTTCAGATCAACGCGCAGATGCACACTTTGTACACGGTGGAGCGGCTCACACCGGAGCTTCGCCGGCGCGAGGTGGAGGTGTGGAAGAACGCCATTCGCATCGTGAACCACGAGCTGAACAACTCGCTGGCGCCCATTCAGTCGCTGGTGCACTCGGCGCGTCTGGTGCTCGGCCGCCCGGAGCACCTGGGGAAGCTGGACGAGATCTTCGAGGCGGTCGAGGAGCGGGTGAAGCACCTGGCCGTGTTCCTCGATGGCTACGCGAAGATCGCCAAGGTGCCGCGGCCCAAGAGGCAGGAGGTGCCGTGGGAGCCGTTCCTCGCCGAGGTGCAGCGGCTGGGGGCCTTTCGCGTGGAGGGGCCGCTGCCGCGGGTCGCCGGGTTCTTCGATCCGATGCTGGTCCAGCAAGTGCTCATCAATTTGCTCAAGAACGCGCGCGAGTCCGGGAGCTCGCCCGACGACATCGCGGTGAACGTCGATACGGCGCCGGACGAGGGCGCCGTGGTGCGCGTGTTCGATCGCGGGCGCGGGATGGACACGGCGGCCCTCGCGCAGGCGCACCTCCCGTTCTATACGTCGAAGCCCACGGGCACCGGGGTGGGGCTCGCGCTCAGCAACGAGATCATCGAGGCGCACGGCGGGCGGCTGCGGCTCGAGAATCGCCCCGGGGGAGGGCTCACGGCCACCTTTCGCTTGCCGGGGCGCGGCAGCGTAGAGCCTATTTCTCGCCGGAAGGAGCCTTCTTCGTCGCGCGATCCTTGA
- a CDS encoding sigma-54 dependent transcriptional regulator: MSALRVLVVEDQPAVAKALQFLLEVNDIAVAVVSSPAAAIELVEAEDVGVVIQDMNFSAGAVSGEEGLALFRRLRAIDPDLPVLAMTAWSSLETAVEMVKSGAADYLAKPWDDTKLLTSVRNLLRMRELALENERLKHEKTSAKGELGRKFELAGLVYESAIMHRVVSLACQVASADVPVLITGPNGAGKEMIAEILHANSRRKTAPFVKVNAGALPDDLLEAELFGAESGAYTGSTKRRIGRFEAAHGGTLFLDEIGNLSAAGQMKLLRAVQRGEFERLGSSETRKVDVRILAATNADLQAAIGKGAFREDLFFRLNVIEIEVPALRARPEDVLPLASEFLARNASAANKPLSAAARAVLREYSWPGNVRELMNRIQRASIVATGAEITPEDLGLGRAEMAGVAAGESGDGGSAPGSAGAFHVANAPGAPGSSSSPGVSSAPGFSSSSSDNQERKELELLLRECDGMISRVAARLGVSRQALYRRMQRLGIVLERRPKT; encoded by the coding sequence ATGTCGGCTCTGCGTGTGCTCGTCGTCGAAGATCAACCTGCGGTCGCCAAGGCGTTGCAGTTTCTCCTGGAGGTGAACGACATCGCGGTGGCCGTCGTCTCCAGCCCGGCGGCGGCGATCGAGCTGGTGGAGGCGGAGGACGTGGGGGTGGTCATTCAAGACATGAACTTCAGCGCGGGCGCCGTGTCGGGCGAGGAGGGGCTCGCGCTCTTTCGGCGGCTGCGGGCCATCGATCCCGATCTGCCGGTGCTCGCCATGACCGCCTGGTCGTCCTTGGAGACGGCGGTGGAGATGGTGAAGTCCGGTGCGGCCGACTACCTCGCCAAACCGTGGGACGACACCAAGCTCCTGACCAGCGTCCGCAACCTTTTGCGCATGCGCGAGCTCGCGCTGGAGAACGAGCGGCTCAAACACGAGAAGACGTCGGCCAAAGGGGAGCTGGGGCGCAAGTTCGAGCTCGCGGGGCTGGTGTACGAGAGCGCGATCATGCACCGGGTGGTGTCCCTGGCGTGCCAGGTGGCGTCGGCCGACGTGCCCGTGCTGATCACGGGGCCCAATGGCGCGGGCAAGGAGATGATCGCGGAGATTTTGCACGCCAACTCGCGGCGGAAGACGGCGCCCTTCGTGAAGGTGAACGCGGGGGCGCTGCCCGACGATCTGCTGGAGGCGGAGCTCTTCGGGGCGGAGTCGGGCGCGTACACGGGGTCGACGAAGCGGCGCATCGGCCGGTTCGAGGCCGCGCACGGCGGTACGCTGTTCTTGGACGAGATTGGGAACCTGTCGGCGGCGGGGCAGATGAAGCTCCTGCGCGCCGTGCAGCGCGGCGAGTTCGAGCGGCTCGGTTCGAGCGAGACGCGCAAGGTGGACGTGCGCATCCTGGCGGCCACCAACGCCGACTTGCAAGCGGCCATCGGCAAGGGGGCGTTTCGCGAGGATCTGTTCTTTCGCCTCAATGTCATCGAGATCGAGGTGCCGGCGCTGCGCGCTCGCCCGGAGGACGTGTTGCCGCTCGCGTCCGAGTTCCTCGCGCGCAACGCCAGCGCCGCGAACAAGCCGCTCTCGGCCGCCGCCCGCGCCGTGCTCCGCGAGTATTCGTGGCCCGGGAATGTGCGCGAGCTGATGAATCGCATCCAGCGCGCGAGCATCGTGGCGACGGGCGCCGAGATCACGCCGGAGGATCTCGGGCTCGGGCGCGCCGAAATGGCAGGAGTGGCGGCGGGCGAATCGGGCGATGGCGGGAGCGCGCCGGGCTCTGCCGGTGCGTTTCACGTTGCGAACGCGCCGGGCGCCCCCGGCTCGTCGAGCTCGCCCGGCGTTTCGAGCGCTCCCGGCTTTTCGAGCTCCTCCAGCGACAACCAGGAACGAAAGGAGCTCGAGCTCCTCTTGCGCGAGTGCGACGGCATGATCTCGCGGGTGGCCGCGCGGCTGGGGGTCAGCCGCCAGGCGCTCTACCGGCGCATGCAGCGGCTCGGGATCGTCCTGGAGCGGCGTCCCAAAACGTGA